A part of Propioniciclava coleopterorum genomic DNA contains:
- a CDS encoding alpha/beta hydrolase, with protein MRRRRAAAWLGAALAGALLVTGCAVEPLSQPLRGELARRITVEGRPFEYCASAAIEDLGPEVTRIIVAVHGLDRGACGMRAAVVDALGGEPADTVVVAPHFTTASDAVRGGFAWGPMTWPAGSPDRGGVSSYAVMDALVEAMGDRSVTMVGFSGGGQFTNRYAAVSRTMLERYVIVNPSSYLWFTAERPGPIENCPTFNEWRYGLDGRAGDAETGDADEIRERYSGRSVRYLIGTADDDPRSASLDRSCGAQAQGANREERALNYHAHLVGTFGRHIERSQPLALVPGVGHDARGMLASDAGRAALRP; from the coding sequence GTGAGGCGCCGCCGCGCGGCGGCGTGGCTGGGCGCCGCCCTCGCCGGGGCGCTGCTGGTCACCGGCTGCGCCGTCGAGCCGCTGAGCCAGCCGCTGCGCGGCGAACTCGCCCGGCGGATCACCGTCGAGGGGCGTCCGTTCGAGTACTGCGCGTCCGCGGCGATCGAGGACCTCGGGCCGGAGGTGACCCGGATCATCGTCGCCGTGCACGGCCTCGACCGCGGCGCCTGCGGCATGCGCGCGGCGGTGGTGGACGCCCTCGGCGGCGAGCCCGCCGACACCGTCGTCGTCGCGCCCCACTTCACCACGGCGTCCGACGCGGTGCGGGGCGGCTTCGCCTGGGGCCCCATGACGTGGCCCGCGGGTTCGCCGGACCGGGGCGGCGTGTCGTCCTACGCGGTCATGGACGCCCTGGTGGAGGCCATGGGCGACCGCTCCGTGACGATGGTGGGCTTCTCCGGCGGGGGTCAGTTCACCAACCGGTACGCGGCGGTGTCCCGCACCATGCTGGAGCGCTACGTCATCGTGAACCCGTCGAGCTACCTGTGGTTCACCGCCGAGCGTCCGGGTCCCATCGAGAACTGCCCGACGTTCAACGAGTGGCGCTACGGCCTGGACGGCCGCGCCGGGGACGCCGAGACCGGCGACGCCGACGAGATCCGGGAGCGGTACTCGGGCCGCAGCGTCCGCTACCTGATCGGGACCGCCGACGACGACCCGCGCTCGGCGAGCCTGGACCGCTCCTGCGGGGCGCAGGCCCAAGGCGCCAACCGCGAGGAGCGGGCGCTGAACTACCACGCCCACCTGGTCGGGACGTTCGGGCGCCACATCGAGCGGTCGCAGCCGCTGGCCCTGGTTCCCGGGGTCGGCCACGACGCCCGCGGGATGCTCGCCAGCGACGCCGGCCGGGCCGCCCTGCGGCCCTGA
- a CDS encoding DUF559 domain-containing protein, which produces MSDDNDPSGGRLVRPRTPTEHARARRRAARGRLVPLVPGVYGPPGAAEDLALRIAAVRWIDPGAVVTGRAAARVWWPGLEVPVLSVRRSTRARALPGFRWERRSIPAALIAHHGEVAVTRPELTVLDLIPDLGGAVIDEALRRRAVTVDGLSEALALTPNRAANGLRRALIEDSCDRPWSEAERFLHRIMREAPLGFRFTTNHPVALTAGGFALLDVALPALLLGIEVDGYAFHSDRNVFERDRDRDSDLVAQGWLILRFSARFVEEHPGEVRRRIVAAIAQRSRRR; this is translated from the coding sequence ATGAGCGACGACAACGACCCCAGCGGCGGCCGGCTGGTGCGCCCGCGGACCCCGACCGAACACGCCCGCGCGAGGCGGCGCGCCGCCCGCGGACGCCTCGTGCCCCTCGTGCCGGGCGTCTACGGCCCGCCCGGAGCCGCCGAGGATCTCGCGCTCCGGATCGCCGCCGTGCGGTGGATCGATCCGGGCGCCGTGGTCACGGGGCGCGCTGCGGCGCGGGTGTGGTGGCCGGGACTGGAGGTCCCGGTGCTCTCCGTGCGGCGCTCGACGCGCGCCCGCGCGCTGCCGGGGTTCCGGTGGGAGCGGCGCAGCATCCCGGCCGCGCTGATCGCGCACCACGGCGAGGTCGCTGTCACCCGCCCCGAGCTGACGGTGCTGGACCTCATCCCGGACCTGGGCGGTGCCGTCATCGACGAGGCGCTGCGCCGGCGCGCGGTCACGGTCGATGGGCTCTCCGAAGCGCTGGCGCTCACCCCGAACCGCGCGGCCAACGGCCTGCGCCGGGCGCTGATCGAGGACTCCTGCGATCGTCCCTGGTCGGAGGCCGAGCGGTTCCTGCACCGGATCATGCGCGAGGCGCCGCTGGGGTTCCGCTTCACGACGAACCACCCCGTCGCCCTGACGGCCGGCGGGTTCGCGCTGCTCGACGTGGCGCTCCCCGCCCTCCTGCTCGGCATCGAAGTCGACGGCTACGCGTTCCACAGTGACCGCAACGTCTTCGAGCGGGACCGGGATCGCGATTCGGACCTGGTCGCGCAGGGTTGGTTGATCCTGCGGTTCTCGGCGCGCTTCGTCGAGGAACACCCCGGCGAGGTGCGTCGCAGGATCGTGGCGGCGATCGCCCAGCGTTCGCGCCGGCGCTGA
- a CDS encoding nucleoside/nucleotide kinase family protein, with protein sequence MDLTLAELAARATALRAARGRRVLIGIVGAPGAGKSWTSERLAEVLGASAVVVPMDGFHLAQVELERLGRADRKGAPDTFDVGGLAALLRRIREETDAVVYAPAFVRAIEEPIAGAIPVPPDAGIVLVEGNYLHLDAWAPVGACLDEVWFLEVPDGLRADRLHARHESFGRTPEAARDWVASVDEPNAVAIAAQRDRADLVVRLRP encoded by the coding sequence GTGGACCTGACCCTGGCCGAGTTGGCCGCCCGCGCGACAGCGCTGCGGGCGGCCCGCGGGCGCCGCGTCCTGATCGGGATCGTCGGCGCCCCGGGTGCGGGCAAGTCGTGGACGTCCGAGCGGCTCGCGGAGGTGCTGGGTGCGTCCGCGGTCGTCGTCCCCATGGACGGCTTCCACCTGGCCCAGGTCGAGCTCGAGCGGCTGGGGCGCGCTGACCGCAAGGGCGCGCCGGACACGTTCGACGTGGGGGGCCTGGCGGCGCTGCTGCGCCGGATCCGGGAGGAGACGGACGCCGTCGTCTACGCGCCCGCCTTCGTGCGCGCGATCGAGGAACCCATCGCCGGCGCCATCCCCGTCCCGCCGGATGCGGGGATCGTGCTGGTCGAGGGCAACTACCTCCACCTGGACGCCTGGGCCCCCGTCGGCGCGTGCCTCGACGAGGTCTGGTTCCTGGAGGTCCCCGACGGGCTGCGCGCCGACCGGCTGCACGCCCGACACGAGTCTTTCGGACGCACCCCGGAGGCGGCCCGCGACTGGGTCGCGTCCGTGGACGAACCCAACGCCGTCGCGATCGCGGCCCAGCGTGACCGCGCCGACCTCGTGGTCCGCCTGCGCCCCTGA
- a CDS encoding RidA family protein, translated as MSRDKTAIRTDEAPQPAGPYSQGIVYGDLLFTAGFGPQDPATGQVPDDVAEQTRQVLRNVAAVLAQRGVGMDDVLKTTVHLADLADFAAFNEAYREFFTEPYPVRTTVGSQLANILVEIDVVARIP; from the coding sequence ATGAGCAGGGACAAGACCGCGATCCGCACCGACGAGGCGCCGCAGCCGGCGGGGCCCTACAGCCAGGGCATCGTCTACGGCGACCTGCTGTTCACGGCCGGGTTCGGGCCGCAGGACCCGGCCACCGGGCAGGTGCCGGACGACGTGGCCGAGCAGACCCGGCAGGTGCTGCGCAACGTCGCCGCCGTGCTGGCGCAGCGCGGCGTGGGCATGGACGACGTACTCAAGACCACGGTGCACCTCGCCGATCTGGCCGACTTCGCCGCGTTCAACGAGGCCTACCGCGAGTTCTTCACCGAGCCGTACCCGGTCCGCACGACGGTCGGCTCGCAGCTGGCGAACATCCTCGTCGAGATCGACGTGGTGGCCCGGATCCCCTGA
- a CDS encoding N-acyl-D-amino-acid deacylase family protein, whose translation MTRTLIRGGSVVDAHAAEPRPADVLIDEGRIVEVGDVADPGDAAILDAAGRLVLPGLVDAHSHAEGVVFDPDVQAALLRQGVTTIIGGQDGVSYAPGDGTHGARYFAAINGPHPRYAGTRVADLLATYDGAVPLNVAYLVPAGTVRQVVMGGVDRPANPEERARMVALVAEGIADGAVGLSTGLDYTPGVFADADEIAALCAPLAASGLPYVTHMRGGYEDNSAVGVEEAARIGRQAGVPIHISHFHTRADEAARLMAWLTAEGVDASYDAYPYTRGCSILGMTLLPPELNAVEPAEAIAVLTDPEGRARVRRDWFPRVDHYPSLGPQWPDLITVGHTPAPEFAWAHGLTLRQIAGERGTDPIDAALDLLVASKLEVNGIMAVRDQRPVEDLGRLIAHPAHLGGSDGIFVGRHPHPRARGTFASYLGTYVRERGFLDWPGAVRHLSTGAVDRFHLGARGRVRPGAIADLALVDPDAVRDTATYDDPLSLAVGVDDVLVAGRAVLAGGELTGENPGGGVRAASPAA comes from the coding sequence GTGACCCGAACCCTGATCCGGGGCGGAAGCGTCGTGGACGCCCACGCCGCGGAACCCCGGCCCGCCGACGTCCTCATCGATGAGGGACGCATCGTCGAGGTGGGCGACGTCGCGGACCCGGGCGACGCCGCGATCCTCGACGCCGCCGGACGCCTCGTGTTGCCGGGGCTCGTGGACGCCCACTCCCACGCGGAGGGGGTCGTGTTCGACCCCGATGTCCAGGCGGCGCTGCTGCGCCAGGGCGTCACCACGATCATCGGCGGCCAGGACGGCGTCTCCTACGCGCCCGGCGACGGGACGCACGGCGCGCGCTACTTCGCGGCGATCAACGGCCCGCACCCGCGCTACGCCGGGACGCGGGTGGCCGACCTGCTTGCCACCTACGACGGCGCCGTCCCGCTCAACGTGGCCTACCTCGTGCCCGCGGGCACGGTGCGGCAGGTCGTCATGGGCGGGGTCGACCGGCCCGCGAACCCGGAGGAGCGGGCGCGCATGGTCGCGCTCGTCGCCGAGGGGATCGCCGACGGGGCCGTCGGGTTGTCGACCGGCCTGGACTACACCCCGGGGGTGTTCGCGGACGCCGACGAGATCGCCGCCCTGTGCGCGCCGCTCGCGGCGTCCGGGCTGCCCTACGTGACGCACATGCGCGGCGGCTACGAGGACAACTCGGCGGTCGGCGTCGAGGAGGCGGCCCGCATCGGGCGGCAGGCGGGCGTCCCGATCCACATCTCGCACTTCCACACCCGCGCGGACGAGGCCGCGCGTCTCATGGCGTGGCTGACGGCGGAGGGCGTCGACGCCAGCTACGACGCCTACCCCTACACCCGCGGCTGCTCGATCCTGGGCATGACGCTGCTCCCGCCCGAGCTGAACGCCGTCGAGCCGGCCGAGGCCATCGCCGTGCTGACCGACCCCGAGGGCCGCGCGCGCGTCCGGCGGGACTGGTTCCCGCGCGTGGACCACTACCCGAGCCTCGGGCCGCAGTGGCCCGACCTCATCACGGTCGGCCACACCCCCGCGCCCGAGTTCGCGTGGGCGCACGGGCTGACGCTGCGGCAGATCGCGGGGGAGCGCGGCACCGACCCGATCGACGCCGCCCTGGACCTGCTGGTCGCCTCGAAGCTCGAGGTGAACGGCATCATGGCGGTGCGCGATCAGCGACCCGTCGAGGACCTGGGCCGCCTCATCGCCCACCCGGCCCACCTGGGCGGCTCCGACGGCATCTTCGTCGGCCGGCATCCGCACCCGCGCGCCCGCGGGACGTTCGCCTCCTACCTGGGCACCTACGTCCGGGAGCGCGGCTTCCTCGACTGGCCGGGCGCGGTGCGGCACCTGTCGACCGGCGCCGTCGACCGCTTCCATCTCGGCGCCCGCGGCCGGGTCCGCCCCGGCGCGATCGCCGACCTCGCGCTCGTCGACCCGGACGCCGTGCGCGACACCGCCACCTACGACGACCCGCTCAGCCTGGCCGTCGGCGTCGACGACGTCCTCGTCGCCGGGCGCGCCGTCCTCGCGGGGGGCGAACTGACCGGGGAGAACCCGGGCGGCGGCGTCCGGGCGGCGTCCCCCGCGGCGTGA
- a CDS encoding MFS transporter — MTAPARVPLTRTQKRTIAGGSIGTLMEYFDYYLYGLAAATVFPKVFFSADDPFIAQLSSFATFAVGFFLRPVGGIVFGHMGDRMGRKVTLLVTVIGMGLTTAAIGLIPPDASIGVAAPILLLILRMMQGLFVGGEMGGAATMVVEHAPVGKRGLYGAFLISGAGIANVLSAGAMAGLGLGSESFFLTWGWRIPFVFALVLAILAVVLRRHLEESEEFTAHATAVANNTVKRTSPLVEVLRHPRNAILGILIGLPQSIAGYIILTFGLAFMVQGGTTAVIGFVGTMIVGFLQIFAAPAYGALSDRIGRRQVYIAGCIGFALLVWPTFLLYGTHNQWLIWLGMIIGFVIPGVAMQGTLQTMLTEMFDVEQRTTGVNIGYQISNTLGGGLAPLIATALVGWAGGQIWPVVVYVAVICAVGAVATASARIRPDTADAGRLNDLNQEGARA, encoded by the coding sequence ATGACCGCCCCCGCACGCGTCCCCCTGACCCGGACGCAGAAGCGCACCATCGCCGGCGGGTCCATCGGGACCCTGATGGAGTACTTCGACTACTACCTCTACGGCCTGGCCGCGGCCACGGTCTTCCCCAAGGTGTTCTTCTCGGCCGACGACCCCTTCATCGCCCAGTTGTCGTCGTTCGCGACGTTCGCGGTGGGCTTCTTCCTCCGCCCGGTCGGCGGCATCGTGTTCGGCCACATGGGCGACCGGATGGGCCGCAAGGTGACGCTGCTGGTCACGGTCATCGGCATGGGGCTGACCACCGCGGCCATCGGCCTGATCCCGCCGGACGCCTCCATCGGCGTCGCCGCCCCGATCCTGCTGCTGATCCTGCGCATGATGCAGGGGCTGTTCGTGGGCGGCGAGATGGGCGGCGCGGCCACGATGGTCGTCGAGCACGCCCCGGTCGGCAAGCGGGGCCTGTACGGCGCCTTCCTCATCAGCGGCGCGGGCATCGCCAACGTGCTCTCGGCCGGAGCCATGGCGGGTCTCGGGCTCGGCAGCGAGTCGTTCTTCCTGACGTGGGGCTGGCGCATCCCGTTCGTGTTCGCGCTCGTCCTGGCGATCCTGGCCGTCGTGCTGCGCCGGCACCTGGAGGAGTCCGAGGAGTTCACCGCCCACGCCACGGCGGTCGCGAACAACACCGTCAAGCGGACCTCCCCGCTCGTCGAGGTGCTGCGGCACCCCCGCAACGCCATCCTCGGCATCCTGATCGGGCTGCCGCAGTCGATCGCCGGCTACATCATCCTCACCTTCGGCCTGGCGTTCATGGTGCAGGGCGGCACGACGGCCGTGATCGGCTTCGTCGGCACCATGATCGTGGGGTTCCTGCAGATCTTCGCGGCGCCCGCCTACGGGGCGCTGTCCGACCGGATCGGGCGGCGGCAGGTCTACATCGCCGGCTGCATCGGGTTCGCGCTCCTCGTGTGGCCCACCTTCCTGCTGTACGGCACGCACAACCAGTGGCTGATCTGGCTGGGCATGATCATCGGCTTCGTCATCCCCGGCGTCGCCATGCAGGGCACGCTGCAGACGATGCTCACGGAGATGTTCGACGTCGAGCAGCGCACCACCGGGGTCAACATCGGCTACCAGATCTCCAACACGCTGGGGGGTGGCCTCGCCCCGCTCATCGCCACCGCCCTCGTAGGCTGGGCGGGCGGCCAGATCTGGCCCGTCGTCGTCTACGTCGCCGTGATCTGCGCCGTCGGTGCGGTCGCGACCGCGAGCGCCCGGATCCGGCCCGACACAGCCGACGCCGGGCGGCTCAACGACCTGAACCAGGAAGGAGCCCGGGCGTGA
- a CDS encoding helix-turn-helix transcriptional regulator translates to MTATLPSTDARFADIAEAHAVLAPVMQAVAAAVGQHCEVVLHDLSAHDLDHSIYAIVNGHVSGRTVGGPSTNLGIEVLRDESANHDAFGYRGRTSDGRELMSSSVYYRDHGGHIIAALCINVDLSPLRAALDVIAALVPERREDLTDAPQELVGPDISSVLDEMISDAIATVGKPAAVMSKPDRIEVLRLLEARGAFHIKRAADRVSSRLGVSRVTVYGYLDEVRRG, encoded by the coding sequence TTGACCGCCACGCTCCCCAGCACCGACGCTCGGTTCGCCGACATCGCCGAGGCGCACGCCGTCCTCGCGCCGGTCATGCAGGCCGTGGCCGCCGCCGTGGGCCAGCACTGCGAGGTCGTCCTGCACGACCTCAGCGCCCACGACCTCGATCACTCGATCTACGCGATCGTGAACGGGCACGTGAGCGGCCGCACGGTCGGGGGGCCATCGACCAACCTCGGCATCGAGGTGCTGCGGGACGAGTCGGCGAACCACGACGCGTTCGGCTACCGGGGGCGCACCTCGGACGGCCGCGAGCTGATGAGTTCGTCGGTCTACTACCGCGATCACGGCGGGCACATCATCGCCGCGCTCTGCATCAACGTCGACCTCTCCCCGCTGCGCGCCGCGCTCGACGTGATCGCCGCCCTGGTGCCCGAGCGCCGGGAGGACCTCACCGACGCGCCCCAGGAGCTGGTCGGCCCCGACATCTCGAGCGTGCTGGACGAGATGATCTCGGACGCCATCGCGACCGTGGGCAAGCCCGCGGCGGTGATGTCCAAGCCGGACCGCATCGAGGTGCTGCGCCTGCTCGAGGCCCGCGGGGCGTTCCACATCAAGCGCGCGGCCGACCGGGTCTCGTCCCGGCTCGGCGTCTCGCGCGTCACCGTGTACGGCTACCTCGACGAGGTCCGCCGCGGCTGA
- a CDS encoding amino acid deaminase, with the protein MDANPRTVTPLDKSFPEALVGRDIRHLDAALSDFSTPIFVLDADGLEHNIAAMAAWTARRGLELMPHGKTTMAPALWRRQLDAGATGITVATGWQAAVALEAGVGTVQLANMCVDPPLLRRLADLLARHPDQEVVVWADSEAAVDRLADALPAGARLGVLAELGAPGGRTGAREEDEVARIAERVAAAPGLVLRGAAGYEGALGHDRTPEALATVRAYCDRLVAALERVRPLVTGTPWVTAGGSAYFDVVADAFAGVADARTILRSGAYLVHDEGFYRGISPLDASRATGEEAPLRAAMHAYARVVSRPEPGLALLDAGKRDLPFDEGLPVVLGVSGTLGGPERPLRADVTALNDQHAFLRWDAEAAGEPPVEVGDVVRLGLSHPCTAFDKWRLVPIVDADGVVAEAVETFF; encoded by the coding sequence ATGGACGCGAACCCCCGCACGGTCACCCCGCTCGACAAGTCGTTCCCGGAGGCCCTGGTGGGGCGCGACATCCGGCACCTGGACGCCGCGCTGTCGGACTTCTCGACCCCGATCTTCGTCCTGGACGCCGACGGGCTGGAGCACAACATCGCGGCCATGGCCGCGTGGACGGCCCGCCGCGGCCTCGAGCTCATGCCGCACGGCAAGACGACGATGGCCCCCGCCCTGTGGCGTCGCCAACTGGACGCCGGCGCCACCGGCATCACCGTGGCCACGGGCTGGCAGGCCGCCGTCGCGTTGGAGGCGGGCGTCGGGACCGTTCAACTGGCCAACATGTGCGTCGACCCGCCCCTGCTGCGGCGGCTCGCGGATCTGCTGGCGCGGCACCCCGACCAGGAGGTCGTCGTGTGGGCCGACTCGGAGGCCGCCGTCGACCGCCTGGCCGACGCCCTCCCCGCCGGCGCGCGACTCGGCGTCCTGGCCGAACTCGGCGCCCCCGGCGGACGCACCGGGGCCCGCGAGGAGGACGAGGTGGCCCGCATCGCCGAGCGGGTCGCCGCCGCGCCAGGCCTCGTGCTGCGGGGCGCCGCGGGCTACGAGGGCGCCCTGGGCCACGACCGGACGCCGGAGGCGCTGGCCACGGTGCGCGCCTACTGCGACCGGCTCGTCGCCGCGCTCGAGCGCGTCCGGCCGCTGGTCACCGGGACGCCGTGGGTCACGGCGGGCGGCAGCGCCTACTTCGACGTGGTGGCGGACGCCTTCGCCGGCGTCGCCGACGCCCGGACCATCCTGCGCTCCGGCGCGTACCTGGTGCACGACGAGGGCTTCTACCGCGGCATCTCGCCGCTGGACGCGAGCCGCGCCACCGGCGAGGAGGCCCCGCTCCGCGCCGCGATGCACGCCTACGCGCGCGTGGTGTCGCGCCCCGAGCCGGGGCTGGCGCTGCTGGACGCGGGCAAGCGCGACCTGCCGTTCGACGAGGGGCTCCCCGTGGTCCTCGGCGTCTCGGGCACCCTCGGCGGGCCGGAGCGCCCCCTGCGTGCCGACGTCACCGCGCTGAACGACCAGCACGCCTTCCTGCGGTGGGACGCCGAGGCCGCCGGCGAGCCGCCCGTCGAGGTCGGTGACGTGGTGCGGCTGGGGCTCTCGCACCCCTGCACGGCGTTCGACAAGTGGCGGCTGGTCCCGATCGTCGACGCCGACGGCGTCGTCGCCGAGGCCGTCGAGACCTTCTTCTGA
- a CDS encoding metal-dependent hydrolase family protein, with protein sequence MSTIAFTNAHVFDGREFLEGRNDVVVSDGVVVASGPNAAASHAGAQVVDLDGNTLLPGLIDLHVHMAAENAGSMGIINDPYSLSYFRSVGYLEKTLKIGITTVRDAGGADLGMKTAVESGLIKGPRMRLAINIMSQTGGHGDGHRPSGLDIPLMPQTPGRPLAIADGPDECRKVARTLFRAGADHIKICTSGGVLSPTDDPRHPQFTVDEIKAIVEEAEAHGSYVMAHAQGTGGIQNALRGGVRTIEHGIYLDEPTIELFLEKDAWLVPTLVAPLMVVRAADRPNSGLADNVVAKARMVLETHQASFRAAHEAGVNIAMGTDTGVGPHGSNLEELSLMHTVGGMTLAEVLRASTSDAAAFVGMPVGALTEGSYGDAVVLNGTLTDAAQLADLGSMIQQVYLAGQPQL encoded by the coding sequence GTGTCCACCATCGCCTTCACCAACGCGCACGTCTTCGACGGGCGGGAGTTCCTCGAGGGGCGCAACGACGTCGTGGTCTCCGACGGCGTGGTGGTGGCGAGCGGCCCGAACGCGGCGGCGTCCCACGCGGGTGCGCAGGTCGTCGACCTCGACGGCAACACCCTGCTCCCCGGCCTGATCGACCTCCACGTCCACATGGCCGCCGAGAACGCCGGGAGCATGGGGATCATCAACGACCCCTACTCGCTGAGCTACTTCCGCTCGGTCGGCTACCTGGAGAAGACCCTCAAGATCGGCATCACGACCGTGCGCGACGCCGGCGGCGCCGACCTGGGCATGAAGACCGCGGTCGAGTCCGGCCTCATCAAGGGCCCGCGGATGCGCCTGGCGATCAACATCATGAGCCAGACCGGCGGCCACGGCGACGGCCACCGCCCCTCGGGCCTCGACATCCCGCTGATGCCGCAGACGCCCGGGCGTCCGCTCGCCATCGCCGACGGCCCCGACGAGTGCCGCAAGGTCGCCCGCACACTGTTCCGCGCCGGCGCCGACCACATCAAGATCTGCACCTCGGGCGGCGTCCTCTCGCCGACCGACGACCCGCGCCACCCGCAGTTCACCGTGGACGAGATCAAGGCGATCGTCGAGGAGGCCGAGGCGCACGGCTCCTACGTCATGGCGCACGCCCAGGGCACCGGCGGCATCCAGAACGCGCTGCGCGGCGGCGTCCGCACCATCGAGCACGGCATCTACCTCGACGAGCCGACCATCGAGCTGTTCCTGGAGAAGGACGCCTGGCTCGTCCCGACCCTGGTCGCGCCGCTCATGGTCGTCCGCGCCGCCGACCGCCCCAACTCGGGGCTGGCCGACAACGTGGTGGCCAAGGCGCGCATGGTGCTGGAGACGCACCAGGCGTCGTTCCGCGCCGCCCACGAGGCCGGCGTCAACATCGCGATGGGCACCGACACCGGCGTGGGCCCGCACGGGTCCAACCTCGAGGAGCTGTCCCTGATGCACACCGTCGGCGGGATGACGCTGGCCGAGGTGCTGCGGGCCTCCACCTCCGACGCCGCCGCGTTCGTCGGCATGCCCGTGGGCGCGCTGACCGAGGGCTCCTACGGCGACGCGGTCGTCCTGAACGGCACCCTGACCGACGCGGCGCAGCTCGCCGACCTCGGCTCGATGATCCAGCAGGTCTACCTGGCCGGTCAGCCCCAGCTCTGA
- a CDS encoding zinc-binding dehydrogenase: MRAVYVEQADPTDPLAALRIGERPEPVAPEGWTTVKVEAAALNHHDVWSLRGVGLPADRMPMILGTDAAGVTADGRPVIVHSVISTPGWIGDETYDPKRSLLSELHQGTQAQWLAVPDANLVDRPDFLSAEQAACLPTAWLTAFRMLTHDSGLSGPGTILVQGASGGVASAAIALGRALGHRVWATARTEAKRQFALDQGADAAFEPGARLPERVDAVIETVGEATWSHSLKSLRPGGTVVTCGATSGPNPPADLNRVFFLQLRVIGSTMGTRQELGELLDLLGRTGLRPRADRVLALDDAREGYAAMIEGDLLGKIVLRP, translated from the coding sequence ATGCGCGCTGTCTACGTCGAGCAAGCCGACCCCACCGACCCCCTCGCCGCCCTGCGGATCGGGGAGCGCCCCGAGCCCGTCGCCCCCGAGGGCTGGACGACGGTGAAGGTCGAGGCCGCGGCCCTGAACCACCACGACGTCTGGTCGCTGCGCGGCGTGGGGCTGCCCGCCGACCGGATGCCCATGATCCTGGGCACGGACGCCGCCGGCGTGACCGCGGACGGCCGCCCCGTGATCGTGCATTCGGTGATCTCCACGCCGGGCTGGATCGGCGACGAGACCTACGACCCCAAGCGCAGCCTGCTCTCCGAACTCCACCAGGGCACGCAGGCGCAGTGGCTCGCGGTCCCCGACGCCAACCTGGTCGACCGCCCCGACTTCCTCAGCGCCGAGCAGGCGGCCTGCCTCCCGACCGCCTGGCTCACCGCGTTCCGGATGCTCACCCACGATTCGGGGCTGTCCGGCCCCGGCACGATCCTGGTCCAGGGCGCCTCCGGCGGGGTGGCGTCCGCCGCGATTGCGCTGGGTCGGGCGCTCGGGCATCGGGTCTGGGCGACGGCCCGCACCGAGGCCAAGCGCCAGTTCGCGCTCGACCAGGGCGCCGACGCCGCCTTCGAGCCGGGCGCCCGGCTGCCCGAGCGGGTGGACGCCGTCATCGAGACGGTGGGGGAGGCGACCTGGTCGCACTCGCTGAAGTCGCTGCGCCCGGGCGGCACCGTCGTCACCTGCGGCGCCACGTCGGGGCCCAACCCGCCCGCCGACCTCAACCGCGTGTTCTTCCTGCAGCTGAGGGTGATCGGTTCCACGATGGGGACCCGCCAGGAGCTCGGTGAGCTGCTCGACCTGCTGGGACGCACCGGACTGCGGCCGCGGGCGGACCGCGTCCTCGCGCTCGACGACGCCCGCGAGGGCTACGCCGCCATGATCGAGGGCGACCTGCTGGGCAAGATCGTCCTGCGCCCCTGA